In a genomic window of Streptomyces koelreuteriae:
- a CDS encoding SpoIIE family protein phosphatase, translated as MGAHEEYGVARRRFDVADAVPLLLDPQGMVTGWTDDARRLLAYPASEAVGRKLSDLLAAEDAERVPDLVERCRRDGGWAGLLTARRKNGQPVRVMARITSTEETQTGSRWLVLLSELGQAPGWDMSRSVLERMVSDASVGIAIVDTDLRFVWSNTALEQFGGGPAARRLGLRFADVQPGMDGQAVEAQMRHVLETGEAVVGYEHVGHVRSAPLRETAHMLSFARLEDDRGHPLGVYYTVVDMTERHRARQRLALLDRAGESIGRSLDVMRTAQELADVAVPGVADFVTVDLLEAVVRGAEPAPGPLADTDPVALRRAGQRSAQEDLPQGALEVGDIATYLAGSPPVRCLTTGRSWRAERLDPVTREWATDLPDGRRTVTFLELDLYSVMTVPIRSRGTTLGVTTFFRRHRREPFDEEDLHLAEDLVARAAVCLDNARRYTRERDAALVLQRSLLPHRLPEQDAVEVAACYRPADELTGLGGDWYDLIPLSGGRVALVVGEVPGHGIDAAAAMGQLRTAVRTLAALDLPPEEVLAHLDDLVARSAREEGVEPGAAGADSGRSSVGSGCLYVVYDPVDGGCTMAAAGHPAPAVVAPDRSVTFVDLPQGPPLGVGGPPFEAVELSLAEGSTLALHTDGLLARGETTWAVDTGRERLRGALEQAGPLESHCLTVVDALVPARPYDDVALLMARTKRLDTERVAAWDLPSDPAVVADARRTATRQLAHWGLDELVFTTELVVSELVTNAIRYATGSIRLRLIRERALVCEVFDGGATAPHLRHPRTTDEGGRGLLLVSQLTQRWGSRFVPDGKVIWAEQSLTDLTE; from the coding sequence GTGGGCGCACACGAGGAATACGGCGTTGCCCGGCGGCGGTTCGACGTGGCCGACGCCGTGCCCCTGTTGCTCGATCCGCAGGGCATGGTGACGGGCTGGACCGACGACGCCCGGCGGCTGCTGGCATACCCGGCTTCCGAGGCGGTCGGCAGGAAGCTGTCCGACCTGCTGGCCGCCGAGGACGCGGAGCGCGTGCCGGACCTGGTCGAGCGCTGCCGCAGGGACGGCGGCTGGGCCGGGCTGCTGACGGCCCGCCGCAAGAACGGGCAGCCGGTGCGGGTCATGGCCCGGATCACCTCGACCGAGGAGACGCAGACCGGCTCGCGCTGGCTGGTGCTCCTGTCGGAGCTGGGCCAGGCCCCCGGCTGGGACATGAGCCGTTCGGTGCTGGAACGGATGGTGTCCGACGCTTCCGTGGGCATCGCCATCGTCGACACCGACCTGCGGTTCGTGTGGTCCAACACCGCCCTTGAGCAGTTCGGCGGCGGACCGGCGGCGCGACGGCTCGGGCTGCGCTTCGCGGACGTCCAGCCGGGCATGGACGGCCAGGCGGTCGAGGCGCAGATGCGGCACGTCCTGGAGACCGGCGAGGCGGTCGTCGGGTACGAGCATGTGGGGCATGTGCGGTCGGCGCCGCTGCGCGAGACGGCGCACATGCTGTCGTTCGCCCGGCTGGAGGACGACCGGGGCCACCCGCTGGGCGTGTACTACACGGTCGTCGACATGACCGAGCGGCACCGCGCGCGGCAGCGGCTGGCGCTCCTCGACCGGGCCGGCGAGAGCATCGGCCGCAGTCTCGACGTGATGCGCACCGCGCAGGAGCTGGCCGATGTGGCCGTGCCGGGAGTGGCCGACTTCGTCACCGTGGATCTGCTGGAGGCGGTGGTGCGGGGCGCGGAGCCGGCTCCGGGGCCGCTCGCGGACACGGATCCGGTGGCACTGCGCCGGGCCGGTCAGCGCTCCGCGCAGGAGGACCTCCCGCAGGGCGCCCTCGAGGTCGGCGACATCGCGACGTATCTGGCCGGGTCGCCCCCGGTCCGCTGCCTGACCACGGGACGCTCCTGGCGTGCGGAGCGGCTGGATCCGGTGACCCGGGAGTGGGCCACGGACCTCCCGGACGGCCGCCGGACCGTCACCTTCCTGGAGCTGGACCTGTACAGCGTGATGACCGTGCCGATCCGGTCGCGGGGCACCACCCTGGGCGTCACCACCTTCTTCCGGCGCCACCGCCGTGAGCCCTTCGACGAGGAGGATCTGCACCTGGCCGAGGACCTCGTCGCCCGCGCGGCCGTCTGCCTGGACAACGCCCGGCGCTACACCCGCGAGCGGGACGCCGCCCTCGTCCTGCAGCGCAGTCTGCTCCCCCACCGGCTGCCCGAGCAGGACGCCGTCGAGGTGGCTGCGTGCTACCGGCCGGCCGACGAGCTGACCGGCCTGGGCGGCGACTGGTACGACCTCATCCCGCTGTCCGGCGGCCGGGTCGCGCTCGTGGTGGGCGAGGTGCCCGGGCATGGTATCGACGCCGCCGCGGCGATGGGGCAGCTGCGGACCGCGGTGCGGACCCTGGCCGCGCTGGATCTGCCGCCCGAGGAGGTGCTGGCGCACCTCGACGACCTGGTGGCGCGGTCGGCGCGGGAGGAGGGCGTCGAGCCGGGCGCGGCGGGCGCCGACAGCGGACGGTCGTCCGTGGGCTCGGGGTGTCTGTACGTGGTCTACGACCCGGTCGACGGCGGCTGCACGATGGCGGCGGCGGGTCATCCCGCCCCGGCCGTGGTGGCGCCGGACCGCTCGGTGACGTTCGTGGATCTGCCGCAGGGGCCGCCGCTCGGCGTGGGCGGTCCGCCCTTCGAGGCGGTCGAGCTGTCCCTCGCGGAGGGCAGCACGCTCGCCCTGCACACCGACGGGCTGCTGGCCCGGGGCGAGACCACCTGGGCCGTCGACACCGGCCGGGAGCGGCTGCGCGGGGCGCTGGAACAGGCGGGTCCGCTCGAGTCGCACTGTCTGACCGTGGTCGACGCGCTGGTCCCGGCGCGCCCGTACGACGACGTGGCCCTGCTGATGGCCCGGACGAAGCGGCTCGACACCGAGCGGGTCGCGGCCTGGGACCTGCCCTCCGACCCGGCCGTCGTCGCCGACGCCCGCCGCACGGCCACCCGGCAGCTCGCGCACTGGGGCCTGGACGAGCTGGTCTTCACCACGGAACTGGTGGTGAGCGAGCTGGTCACCAACGCCATCCGGTACGCCACCGGCTCGATCCGGCTCCGGCTGATCCGGGAGCGCGCCCTGGTCTGCGAGGTCTTCGACGGCGGCGCCACCGCGCCCCATCTGCGCCATCCCCGTACGACGGACGAGGGCGGGCGCGGACTGCTGCTGGTCTCCCAGCTCACCCAGCGGTGGGGCAGCCGGTTCGTCCCCGACGGGAAGGTCATCTGGGCGGAGCAGTCGCTGACGGACCTCACGGAGTGA